A genomic segment from Psychrobacter arcticus 273-4 encodes:
- a CDS encoding catalase, with amino-acid sequence MNKNIDHTDPAKDMNMERGNGGETHQRAGDDTKILTTQQGVPISDNQNSLKAGPRGPTLLEDFVLREKIHHFDHERIPERIVHARGSAAHGYFELTESLEEYTTAKILTETGKQTPLFTRFSTVAGSKGSKDTPRDVRGFAVKIYTEEGNWDLVGNDMPIFFIQDAMKFPDLVHAVKPEPDRGFPQAASAHDTFWDFVSLSPETMHNVIWLMSDRGIPRSLRMIEGFGIHSYRLINKAGKSTFMRFHWKPVLGVQSTTWDEAVKISGADPDYHRRDLFESINNGDFPEWEFGVQLFTEEEASKFPFDHLDATKMIPEEMVPVKIVGKMVLNRYPDNFFAETEQVAFCPSHVPPGIDFSNDPLLQGRLFSYLDTQLSRLGSPNFAQIPINAPKCPFANNQQDGHMQMQVPKTRVLYEPQSLDPTRPRESVKRGFASFAETLDDGVKGRIRAESFADHYSQPRMFYRSQTTIEQAHIASAYAFELGKVDTAHVRSRTLGHLRNIDEDLASRVAKALGMELPEAADAAAPIQDMEISPAVRTIGLSPKSLKGRMIGILVAEGSKHSEIEKYEKAAQAQGASVKIIAPNKEVTLDDDTIIQADERVAGGPSVMFDAVVSIIMPDQAKKLAKDSATLDWFTDAYVHCKAISYCGATDEFILSKLPIEKDAFVTPLSDLDVFIENAKSRLWEREPKVRDLA; translated from the coding sequence ATGAATAAGAATATTGATCATACTGACCCCGCTAAAGACATGAATATGGAACGTGGCAATGGTGGTGAAACCCATCAACGTGCCGGTGACGACACCAAAATACTGACTACCCAGCAGGGTGTGCCAATTTCGGACAATCAAAACTCACTCAAAGCAGGACCGCGCGGTCCAACGCTATTAGAGGATTTCGTCTTACGTGAAAAGATTCATCACTTTGACCATGAGCGTATTCCTGAGCGTATTGTGCATGCGCGTGGTAGTGCTGCACACGGTTATTTTGAGCTGACCGAATCACTAGAAGAATATACTACGGCTAAAATTTTGACTGAGACCGGTAAGCAGACGCCTTTATTTACGCGTTTTTCGACTGTTGCTGGTAGTAAAGGCTCAAAAGATACGCCACGTGATGTACGTGGCTTTGCAGTCAAAATCTATACCGAAGAAGGAAACTGGGATTTGGTCGGTAATGACATGCCTATTTTCTTTATCCAAGATGCGATGAAATTCCCAGATCTTGTCCATGCGGTTAAACCTGAACCGGATCGCGGTTTCCCGCAAGCCGCTTCTGCTCACGATACTTTTTGGGATTTCGTGTCATTAAGTCCTGAAACCATGCACAACGTTATTTGGTTAATGAGTGATCGTGGGATACCGCGTAGCTTACGCATGATCGAAGGTTTTGGTATTCATAGCTATCGTCTGATTAATAAAGCGGGCAAAAGTACCTTTATGCGTTTTCACTGGAAACCGGTGCTTGGTGTGCAATCAACGACATGGGATGAAGCAGTAAAAATCTCTGGTGCCGATCCAGATTATCATCGCCGCGACTTGTTTGAGTCGATTAATAATGGCGATTTTCCTGAATGGGAATTTGGCGTGCAATTATTCACTGAAGAAGAAGCAAGCAAATTTCCGTTTGACCATTTAGATGCCACCAAGATGATTCCAGAAGAAATGGTACCAGTCAAAATCGTTGGAAAAATGGTGTTAAATCGTTATCCTGATAATTTCTTTGCTGAAACGGAGCAAGTAGCTTTCTGTCCATCGCATGTACCACCGGGTATCGATTTTAGTAACGACCCCTTATTACAAGGTCGCCTATTCAGCTACTTAGATACCCAGCTGTCACGTTTGGGCTCACCGAACTTTGCTCAGATTCCAATCAATGCACCGAAATGTCCATTTGCCAATAATCAGCAAGATGGTCATATGCAGATGCAAGTGCCAAAGACTCGTGTCCTATACGAGCCACAAAGTCTAGATCCAACCAGACCACGTGAGAGTGTTAAAAGAGGCTTTGCGTCTTTTGCCGAGACGCTAGATGATGGTGTTAAAGGTCGCATACGCGCGGAGAGCTTCGCTGATCATTATAGTCAGCCGCGTATGTTCTATCGTAGCCAAACGACAATTGAGCAAGCACACATTGCCTCAGCTTATGCCTTTGAGCTAGGTAAAGTAGATACGGCGCATGTACGCAGTCGTACGCTCGGTCATCTACGTAATATCGATGAAGATTTAGCAAGTCGTGTGGCAAAAGCGTTGGGTATGGAGTTGCCGGAAGCTGCTGATGCTGCCGCACCTATCCAAGATATGGAAATATCTCCTGCCGTAAGAACGATTGGTCTGTCACCTAAGAGCTTAAAGGGTCGCATGATTGGTATTCTAGTGGCGGAAGGCTCAAAGCATAGTGAAATAGAAAAGTATGAGAAGGCGGCGCAAGCGCAAGGTGCCAGTGTCAAAATTATTGCACCGAATAAAGAAGTCACATTAGACGATGATACTATCATACAAGCTGATGAGCGCGTAGCAGGGGGTCCGTCCGTGATGTTCGATGCGGTCGTCAGTATCATTATGCCAGACCAAGCTAAAAAGCTGGCTAAAGACAGTGCCACGTTAGATTGGTTTACGGACGCCTATGTACACTGTAAAGCGATTTCTTATTGCGGGGCAACGGATGAGTTTATCTTAAGTAAGCTACCAATTGAAAAAGATGCGTTCGTCACGCCATTATCTGATTTGGATGTCTTTATTGAAAATGCCAAATCGCGTCTATGGGAGCGTGAGCCAAAGGTTCGTGACCTTGCCTAA
- a CDS encoding MBL fold metallo-hydrolase: protein MSLVDIVAIEGYIQTTYMAVYPDKLLLLDSGCRCDVDKILAYITDTLKRPVEQLKTVMVTHMHPDHAGGAKLLQQKTGCQIVTAMSDKPWYHGVLGRIAHLNDLGLTYYVASRQGKSITNVWYHPILKADINVQDGDRVPNFDDWIVLETPGHTDRDLSLWHPQSKQAYTADLILLIKNKFVSPYLITLPDAYRASLNKVKALQPDILLLAHGKRAEISKEDFEKLIKRTPNEPCKTTLQNSFKLMFSQVKFARRRVDIP, encoded by the coding sequence ATGAGTTTAGTAGATATCGTTGCAATAGAGGGATATATTCAGACAACGTATATGGCGGTTTATCCTGACAAGTTATTATTGCTAGATTCAGGGTGTCGATGTGATGTCGATAAAATTTTAGCGTATATTACCGATACTCTAAAACGTCCGGTTGAGCAACTTAAGACAGTCATGGTCACGCATATGCATCCCGATCATGCGGGCGGTGCTAAGCTGTTGCAGCAAAAAACTGGCTGTCAAATAGTTACTGCGATGTCTGATAAGCCTTGGTATCATGGTGTTTTGGGTAGAATCGCTCATTTGAATGATTTAGGATTGACTTATTATGTCGCCAGTCGCCAAGGCAAGTCGATCACCAACGTCTGGTACCACCCTATTTTAAAAGCGGATATCAATGTTCAAGATGGCGACCGTGTGCCAAATTTTGACGACTGGATCGTCTTGGAGACCCCAGGGCATACCGATCGAGACTTGTCCTTATGGCATCCGCAAAGTAAGCAAGCGTATACCGCAGATCTGATATTACTCATCAAAAATAAATTTGTGTCGCCTTATTTGATTACGTTGCCTGATGCTTACCGTGCATCATTGAACAAAGTTAAAGCACTGCAACCAGATATTTTGTTACTAGCGCACGGCAAAAGGGCTGAAATTAGTAAAGAAGACTTTGAAAAACTAATAAAACGGACACCAAACGAACCATGCAAAACAACACTACAAAATAGTTTTAAACTCATGTTTTCACAAGTTAAGTTTGCTCGAAGAAGAGTGGATATCCCTTAA
- a CDS encoding MacB family efflux pump subunit — MSSQDLYANAATDKPLMQVKGLIREFKAGEQTIRVLHDINLTIHQGEMVAIIGQSGSGKSTLMNILGCLDQATAGDYQVFGQSVNRLAPDELAKLRREHFGFIFQRYHLLGDISARDNVSVPAVYAGMDGQARNERAEQLLSDLGLADKVNNRPSQLSGGQQQRVSIARALMNGGDIILADEPTGALDSKSGKDVVQILKNLNAQGHTIIMVTHDPGLAAQAERVIEIKDGYIIADYKNEDYQRPVAQFSSIIDKHRKSAFGSFIDRLLESFKMSLLAMRAHKMRTLLTMLGIIIGIASVVSVVGLGKGSQEQILSNISSLGTNTITITDGYPYGDPRRQYNDDNLTPQDAQAVADQPYVLSVSPQLNSNMSVRYRNVQEAASISGVGKDYLDVSGETLAMGQGFDEQSILRRTQDIIIDSNAHKTFFPTTANPIGEVLLIGSVPGRVIGVLEPNEGGFSRSVDSPTLYMPYTTMMSRLIGSAYIESFVALIDNNISSSAAESAISNLMKSRHGTDDFRIRNSDSIRQTIESTTAAMTLLISSIAIISLIVGGIGVMNIMLVSVTERTNEIGVRMAVGARQSDIMQQFLIEAVLVCILGGLLGIGMAFAIGELINRVGGDSFKVIYSSTSIIAAFVCSTLIGVVFGFLPARNAAKLDPVEALSRD; from the coding sequence ATGAGCAGCCAAGACCTTTATGCTAACGCCGCCACTGATAAGCCTTTGATGCAAGTCAAAGGCTTGATCAGAGAGTTTAAAGCGGGCGAGCAGACCATTCGTGTATTGCACGATATCAATCTAACCATCCATCAAGGCGAGATGGTGGCTATTATTGGGCAATCAGGCTCAGGCAAGTCAACCTTGATGAATATTTTGGGCTGCTTGGACCAAGCGACTGCCGGTGATTATCAAGTATTTGGGCAATCCGTGAACCGTTTAGCCCCTGATGAGCTGGCAAAACTGCGCCGTGAGCACTTTGGTTTTATTTTTCAGCGTTACCATTTATTGGGTGATATCAGTGCACGTGACAATGTCTCTGTGCCTGCCGTCTATGCAGGGATGGACGGGCAAGCACGTAATGAGCGTGCCGAACAGCTCTTATCAGACTTGGGACTGGCGGACAAAGTCAATAATCGTCCAAGCCAGCTATCGGGTGGTCAGCAGCAGCGTGTGTCTATCGCAAGGGCGCTGATGAATGGCGGCGATATCATCTTAGCCGATGAGCCGACAGGCGCGCTTGATAGCAAATCAGGTAAAGATGTCGTACAAATCTTAAAAAATCTAAATGCGCAAGGTCATACCATTATTATGGTGACGCATGACCCCGGTCTTGCTGCCCAAGCTGAGCGCGTGATTGAAATCAAAGACGGTTATATCATTGCCGATTATAAAAACGAAGACTATCAGCGCCCAGTAGCACAATTTTCGTCGATAATAGACAAGCACCGTAAGAGTGCTTTTGGCAGCTTTATCGACCGCTTGCTTGAATCGTTTAAAATGTCTTTACTTGCCATGCGTGCTCACAAAATGCGCACCCTGCTGACAATGTTGGGTATCATCATTGGTATTGCCTCTGTGGTATCAGTTGTCGGGCTCGGTAAAGGCTCACAAGAGCAGATATTGTCCAATATTAGCTCGCTAGGCACCAATACTATTACCATTACTGACGGCTACCCTTACGGCGATCCTAGACGTCAGTACAATGATGACAATTTGACCCCACAGGATGCCCAAGCGGTTGCTGACCAGCCTTATGTACTCAGTGTCAGTCCGCAGCTTAATAGCAATATGAGCGTCCGCTATCGTAATGTTCAAGAAGCCGCGAGTATCAGCGGGGTTGGTAAAGATTATCTCGATGTCAGTGGTGAAACACTGGCAATGGGTCAAGGCTTTGATGAACAAAGCATCTTACGCCGCACCCAAGATATTATTATCGACAGCAATGCGCATAAAACCTTCTTTCCTACTACAGCAAACCCTATCGGTGAGGTACTGCTGATAGGTAGCGTTCCTGGGCGCGTGATTGGCGTTTTAGAGCCAAACGAGGGCGGCTTTAGTAGAAGTGTCGACTCCCCTACTTTATATATGCCTTACACCACCATGATGTCACGTCTCATAGGTAGCGCTTATATTGAAAGTTTTGTGGCGCTGATTGACAACAATATATCCTCTTCTGCCGCTGAGTCTGCCATCTCAAATCTGATGAAAAGCCGCCACGGTACCGATGACTTTCGTATACGTAATTCTGACTCTATCCGTCAAACCATTGAGTCTACTACGGCAGCAATGACCTTGCTGATTTCATCTATCGCCATTATCTCGCTTATCGTAGGTGGTATTGGCGTCATGAATATCATGCTGGTATCGGTGACCGAACGTACCAATGAGATTGGCGTACGTATGGCTGTCGGCGCACGCCAAAGCGATATCATGCAGCAGTTTTTGATTGAAGCGGTGTTGGTCTGTATATTAGGGGGACTGCTGGGTATTGGCATGGCATTTGCCATTGGTGAGCTAATTAACCGTGTGGGCGGCGACAGTTTTAAAGTCATTTATTCATCGACGTCTATTATTGCCGCCTTTGTGTGCTCAACGCTTATCGGCGTGGTATTTGGTTTTTTACCAGCACGCAATGCTGCCAAACTTGACCCTGTCGAAGCGCTGTCTAGAGATTAG
- a CDS encoding efflux RND transporter periplasmic adaptor subunit, which yields MRKISKKPAIKWGIIALVIIALGVLAYQTLKPKEATPNYLTATAEIGDIENNVMASGKVKALNTVDVGAQVSGEVTRLFVEVGDEVQKGDLIAQIDQVTQKNNLSNEQASLEQSEAGLQSARAESLSRQAGLKSAQADLASRQAELRQAQADFSRLQGLLAIDAISQQDYDTQGTKVQTAQAAVANARASIDTAKAAIATTAANINSQQAALRKSQTNVSTAQEDLSYTTIRAPMSGTVVSVTTEQGTTVNANQTAPTIVTLADLSTVRINAQISEADVINVKAGLPVYFNIIGNPDQKYDSILKAIEPAPEKISDTSSTDAAIYYVGYIEVPNIERRFRIDMTAQVYIVINQAKDALLIPSAALQPAGQSKKSGNDKTASATSANPHGDFGTTMANVRVLKADGTVVEQAVKVGINNRVNAEILSGLKKGDEVILSEEGPDSGSKGGGRGGRPF from the coding sequence ATGCGCAAAATCAGCAAAAAGCCTGCTATCAAATGGGGCATTATTGCCTTAGTCATTATCGCCTTAGGCGTTTTAGCCTATCAAACCTTAAAACCAAAAGAAGCCACACCCAACTATCTGACAGCGACTGCTGAGATTGGCGATATCGAAAATAACGTTATGGCATCGGGTAAAGTTAAAGCGCTTAATACCGTCGATGTCGGTGCGCAAGTATCTGGTGAGGTGACACGGCTGTTCGTTGAAGTCGGTGATGAAGTGCAAAAAGGCGATTTAATTGCGCAGATTGACCAAGTGACGCAAAAGAATAATTTGAGCAATGAGCAAGCCAGCCTTGAACAAAGCGAAGCGGGTTTACAAAGCGCACGAGCTGAGTCGTTAAGTCGTCAAGCAGGTCTCAAAAGTGCGCAAGCGGATCTTGCCAGCCGTCAAGCTGAGTTAAGACAAGCGCAAGCAGACTTTTCACGCTTGCAAGGTTTACTCGCTATCGATGCGATATCACAGCAAGATTATGATACACAAGGGACAAAGGTACAAACCGCGCAGGCAGCAGTCGCCAATGCACGTGCCTCTATCGACACGGCCAAAGCCGCTATTGCCACTACTGCAGCGAATATTAACAGTCAGCAGGCGGCGTTACGTAAATCTCAGACCAACGTCAGTACTGCGCAGGAAGATTTAAGCTACACTACCATTCGTGCACCGATGTCAGGCACCGTGGTATCTGTAACCACTGAGCAAGGGACGACGGTCAACGCCAATCAAACCGCGCCAACTATTGTCACATTAGCTGATTTATCTACCGTTCGCATCAATGCCCAAATCTCTGAAGCCGACGTCATTAACGTTAAAGCAGGCTTGCCAGTCTATTTTAATATCATCGGTAATCCTGATCAAAAATATGATTCGATCCTTAAAGCGATTGAACCGGCTCCTGAAAAAATCAGCGATACCAGCTCGACCGATGCTGCCATTTATTATGTCGGTTATATCGAAGTGCCCAATATCGAGCGCCGCTTTCGTATCGATATGACCGCGCAAGTTTATATCGTTATTAATCAAGCAAAAGACGCGCTACTTATTCCATCTGCCGCACTGCAACCTGCCGGTCAATCTAAAAAATCTGGAAATGATAAAACAGCGTCTGCCACTTCAGCTAATCCTCATGGCGATTTTGGCACAACTATGGCGAATGTTCGCGTTCTTAAAGCTGATGGCACAGTGGTTGAACAAGCGGTCAAAGTCGGTATCAATAATCGCGTCAATGCTGAGATATTGAGCGGTCTCAAAAAAGGTGATGAGGTTATCTTAAGCGAAGAAGGACCAGATAGTGGCAGTAAAGGCGGTGGCAGAGGCGGTCGACCGTTCTAG
- the holA gene encoding DNA polymerase III subunit delta produces the protein MQDTFIQAYPKLRQSSIAVAGLWLAHGDEPLLSQWLIDALRPHWRAQNYAIKRIELISIKSWQEVLSELGSQSLFDDASALIVTGNHKPDKAVITELERFAQDAQTGAHSHSLLWLTPKQDKRAQSSKWFAPFAQYGHLIDCNLYNEQQRQQLLQIQAQQFGLKLSQEAWQLLMSHTEHHLLSAYQTLWRLSYLFAPQLMANNDAAIQENGNSSAHLLQVALDINDLQAALVSDAQFSVFDLSDAMLAGNIAQVAKIIFQLKATDEPTTLVLWAISKDMRQVMQLMDGQDPQALGIWRSKQGLYQQACRRQSKAQVAAWPALLYRCDQAIKGLIIQPAWELLLQAALELSGKRLFPTK, from the coding sequence ATGCAAGATACTTTTATACAAGCCTATCCAAAACTACGCCAATCTTCGATCGCAGTAGCAGGCTTGTGGCTGGCACATGGTGATGAGCCATTATTAAGTCAATGGCTCATCGATGCACTGCGACCGCATTGGCGTGCGCAGAATTACGCCATTAAGCGTATAGAGCTTATATCAATTAAGAGCTGGCAAGAAGTATTGTCAGAGCTTGGTAGTCAGTCTTTATTTGATGATGCCAGTGCCTTGATCGTGACCGGCAATCATAAGCCTGATAAAGCAGTCATTACAGAGCTAGAACGCTTTGCCCAAGACGCTCAAACCGGTGCGCACAGTCATAGCTTATTGTGGTTGACCCCAAAACAAGATAAGCGCGCCCAAAGCAGCAAATGGTTTGCGCCATTTGCTCAATACGGGCACCTCATTGATTGTAATTTATATAATGAGCAGCAGCGCCAACAGTTATTGCAAATACAAGCGCAGCAGTTTGGCTTAAAGCTATCGCAAGAAGCTTGGCAGCTGCTAATGTCACATACCGAACATCATTTGCTCAGTGCCTATCAGACCTTATGGCGTTTATCCTATTTGTTTGCGCCGCAGCTAATGGCGAATAATGATGCTGCTATTCAAGAAAATGGAAACTCTAGCGCGCACCTATTACAGGTCGCACTAGATATTAATGACTTACAAGCAGCACTGGTCAGTGACGCGCAATTTAGTGTGTTTGATTTATCCGACGCGATGCTTGCTGGTAATATTGCCCAAGTCGCCAAAATCATATTTCAGCTCAAAGCCACGGATGAGCCAACGACACTGGTGTTATGGGCAATTAGCAAAGACATGCGACAAGTGATGCAACTAATGGACGGGCAAGACCCGCAAGCTCTTGGTATTTGGCGCAGCAAACAAGGCCTATATCAGCAAGCGTGTCGCCGTCAGTCAAAAGCGCAAGTAGCAGCGTGGCCTGCTCTGCTTTATCGCTGTGACCAAGCGATAAAAGGGTTGATTATTCAGCCAGCGTGGGAGCTATTATTACAAGCTGCGTTAGAGTTATCAGGAAAGCGTTTGTTCCCTACGAAATAA